From Micromonospora auratinigra:
TCCCGCCCCCCGGTGGCGACGCCGACCCCGCAGCCCCGGCCGCCGGTGGTGGCGCCGCGCGGTGCGGCGGTCGTCCCGCCGCCCCGGCAGCAGCAGCACCCGTACCCGTACGCCCGGCCGGTCGCGCCGCCCCCGGCCCCGCGCCGGTCCCGGTCCGGCCTGTGGGTGACCGCGATCCTGGTGGCCGTGCTTGTCCTCATCTGTTCCGGGGTGATTTCGTACTACTACAACAACAGGGCCATCGGTGAGCCCGGAGAGCCCGCGGCGGTGAGCGTGACCTCCGGCGCGGTGCGGGCCCACGGAGGCGACTATCTGGTCCGGACGTCGTACCGTCGTGGGGTACGACTCCAGCCGGCTGGCGGCGAGACGACGACGAGCGAAGGACGAGAGACGCGATGACAGCGCAGGCCCGCCTGCTCGGTGGCAGGTACCAGGTCGGCGAGCTGCTCGGCTACGGCGGCATGGCGGAGGTGCACCGTGGTCGCGATCTCCGGCTCGGTCGGGATGTCGCGATCAAGATGCTCCGGGCCGACCTGGCCCGGGACGCCACCTTCCAGATGCGCTTCCGCCGGGAGGCGCAGAACGCCGCCTCGCTGAACCACCCCGCCATCGTCGCGGTGTACGACACCGGCGAGGAGACCGCGGCGACCGGCGAGACACTGCCGTTCATCGTGATGGAGTTCGTCAACGGGCGGACCCTCAAGGAGGTGCTGGGCGCCGAGGGGCGGCTCCAGCCGCGCCGGGCGCTGGAGATCTGCGCCGACATGTGTGCGGCGCTGGAGTTCAGCCACCGGCACGGCATCATCCACCGGGACATAAAGCCGGGCAACGTGATGCTCACCCAGACCGGCCAGGTCAAGGTGATGGACTTCGGCATCGCCCGGGCGCTGGCCAGCGGCGCCACCACGATGACGCAGACCAGCGCCGTCATCGGTACGGCGCAGTACCTCTCTCCCGAGCAGGCACGCGGCGAGGCGGTCGACGCCCGCTCCGACGTGTACGCGGCCGGCTGCGTGCTGTTCGAGCTGCTCTGCGGGCACCCGCCGTTCGTCGGCGACAGCCCGGTCAGCGTGGCGTACCAGCACGTACGGGAGCAGCCGCCGACGCCGAGCACCATCAACCCGGACGTCAACCCGGCGGTCGACGCGATCGTGCTGAAGGCGCTGTCGAAGAACCCGTTGAACCGCTACCAGAGCGCCGGCGAGATGCGGGCCGATCTGCTCCGCGCCGCCGCCGGCCGGCCGGTGATGGCCACCCCGGTGATGCCGGTCGACGAGACCGCCGCGATGGCCCCGGCCGCCGCCGGCGGTTACCAGACGCAGGTGATGGGCCCGCAGACCCGCCAGCAGGCGCCGGCCCGGGTGGGCGACCCGCGCAAGCGGAAGAGCTCGTCCTGGGTGATCGCCACCTTCGCCGCCGTCGGCGTGCTGGCGGTGATCGCGCTGGCCGCCGCCCTGATGCTGAACCAGAAGGGCAACGACACCGTGCGGGTGCCGGCGGTGCAGGGCAAGAGCCAGGCGGTCGCCTTCCAGGAGATCCAGAACGCCGGCCTCACTCCGATCATCGGCGATCCGGTGCAGAACGCCACCTGCGACAAGGGCCTGGTGGTCAGCCAGGACCCGCAGCCCAGCGCCACGTTGGAGAAGGGCCGGACCGTCACCGTCTCGATCTGCGGCGGCCCGAAGATGGTCACCGTTCCCCGGCTGACGGGCAGCAGCTTCGACGCCGCGAAGGATCGCCTGGACGAGCTGAAGCTCACCGCCGTGCGCAAGGACGTGGACAGCAGCAGCCCGGCGGACCAGGTACTCAAGGTGAACCCGGACGAGGGCCAGTCGGTCGCGGAGGGCTCGAAGGTGACGCTCGAGGTCTCCAAGGGCAACGTGAACGAGGTCCCGCCCGTCCTCGGCTACACCGAGGAGCAGGCGAAGAAGCGGCTGACCGACGCCGGTTACGACGTGCGGGTCAAGGCCGGCGACGAGGTGACGCCCGACAAGGCGGGCAAGGTGAGCGACCAGAACCCGAAGGCGGGCGAGAAGCTGGCCAAGAACAAGACGGTCACCATCTTCGTCGACTTCGCCGCGCCGGAGCCGACGGGTTCGCCCAGTTCGCCCGCCCCCACCGTCACGCCGACGACTCCGGGCGGTGGTAACGGTGGTGGCCTGCCGCTGCCGACGGCACCACCCGTCAGACTGAACGAACAGTGACACGGCGAGGCCCCGACTCCGGTCGGGGCCTCGCTTCTTCTCCGACTTCCGGGTCTGGCTCAGGCGGCGGCGAAGGCGGCCCGGCGACGGGCGTCGACCTCGGCGGCCAGCTCCGGGGCGCGGTCCAGCGCCGCCGGGTAGCCGCAGCCGGCCAGCCAGTTCGCCAGCATGAGGTGCCCGCCCTCGGTCAGCACCGACTCCGGGTGGAACTGGACGCCCTCGATCGGCAGCGTCCGGTGCCGCATGGCCATCACCACGCCGGAGTCCGTCCAGCCGGTGACCTCCAGCTCCTCCGGCAGCGTCTCGGGCAGCACGGCGAGGGAGTGGTACCGGGTGGCGGTGAACGGGTCGGGCAGGCCGGCCAGCACCCCCACCCCGTGATGGCGTACCTCGGACGTCTTGCCGTGCAGCAGCTCCGGTGCCCGGGTCACGGTGGCGCCGAACGCCTCGCCGATCGCCTGGTGGCCGAGGCAGACGCCGAAGAGCGGCAGCTTGCCGGCGTACTCCCGGATGACGTCGAGGCAGATCCCGGCCCGGTCCGGGCTGCCGGGCCCGGGCGACAGCAGTACGCCGGCCACGCCCACCCGGCCGACCTCGGCGACCTCGATCTCGTCGTTGCGTCGGACCTCGCAGTCCACCCCGAGCTGGCCGAGGTACTGCACCAGGTTGAAGACGAACGAGTCGTAGTTGTCGATCACCAGGACACGCATCGGGTCACCTGTTCTTGGTGGGCGGAGCGTTGTTCGTCTCCGTGCTGTACGGGATCTCCTCCGCGCTGGGGCTCACGCTCGGCACGGTGAGGCCACCGTCCTCGCCCGGCACGTCGGAGTCCTGGGTGACCTGCACGTCGTCGAAGGGCAGCAGCGGCTCGGCCTTCGGGAAGACCACGAACCAGAGCAGCGCGACGGTGGCCGAGGCGAGCAGCACCGACCCGATCAACTTCCCGGCCAGGCCGAACGGCAGCTTGCGCCAGATCCAGGCGTACATCGTCAGCCCTCCAGCTCCGGCGGCCGACCCGCCGACTTGGCCAGGACGTGGTCCAGCCGGGCATGGATGATCAGCCGCTGGTAGTTGTCGAACTTGGGGTTGCAGGTGGTGAGGGTGAGCAGCTTCTCGGTCGGCTTCGCACCCGGCTCGCCGGGCACCGGCGCCACCACCTCGACCTGGCTCGGCTTGACGATGCGCTGCTGGTAGACCTTGTAGACGAGCCACTCGGTCTGCGACTCGACCACGATGTCGTCGCCGGGGTTCAGCTCGTCCAGCCGCCAGAAGGTCGCCCGGATCCGGTGCCCGGCAACGGCGAAGTTGCCGACCTGGCCCGGCAGGGCGCTCTTCGGGTAGTGACCCGGGGCGTACCGGATGTCGTTCGGGGTGACGCCCTCGACCACCACCCAGTGCTTGTCGAGCTTCGGGATGTAGAGCCCGGCGACGGGCTTGCCCTCGGCCGGCGCGGTGGGCTTCGGGGTGGGACCGGTCGGCGCGACCGTCGGGTCGCCGCCCCATTCCTGGGCGAGCTGGCTGCTCAGGTCGTTCTGGTGGGCGTCGACGATCACCGACTTGCCCCAGATCTCGTACCCGGCGAAGAGGAGCACGACCAGGCCGAAGGTGATCAGCACCTCGCCGGTGACCCGGATCCCGGTACGCAGCCGGGAAGCGACGGTGGGCCGGGTGAGCTCGGAGTAGACGCTCTTGTACCCCTCGCCGGTCTGCTCGGGCCGGAGCTGCACCACACGCTCGCCGCGCCGGGGGCGGGGCGGCTCGGCGGGTGCCTCGACGGGCTCGTCGCCGCCGCCGTCCCGCACCGGCGGCACGGCGCCCATCAGCGCTGTCGAGTCGAGGGCCGGGCCCGGCGGGCGGCCGGTGACGGCCGGGAGCACGGTGGTCGCCGCCGGGTCCGCTGCGGTGGCACCCGCGGGCAGGCGGCCGGCGCCCGTGGTCTTCGCCGGCACGGGACCGTCGCCCGCCGGACGTCCGGGTCCGTCCCCCGGAGGTACGCCCGGTCCCGCCGGGCGCGGCGGGCCGGCGGGCGTACCGGCCCCGGGGCGGGTGGGCGGCGGGCCGCCGGCCCCGGGGCCGGTAGCACGGGTCCGGTTGTCCGTCGGCGCGGCGCGGTTGTCCGGCCGGCCGGGGACCTTCGGGATGATCGCGGTGGGGGCGTCGCCC
This genomic window contains:
- the pknB gene encoding Stk1 family PASTA domain-containing Ser/Thr kinase; this translates as MTAQARLLGGRYQVGELLGYGGMAEVHRGRDLRLGRDVAIKMLRADLARDATFQMRFRREAQNAASLNHPAIVAVYDTGEETAATGETLPFIVMEFVNGRTLKEVLGAEGRLQPRRALEICADMCAALEFSHRHGIIHRDIKPGNVMLTQTGQVKVMDFGIARALASGATTMTQTSAVIGTAQYLSPEQARGEAVDARSDVYAAGCVLFELLCGHPPFVGDSPVSVAYQHVREQPPTPSTINPDVNPAVDAIVLKALSKNPLNRYQSAGEMRADLLRAAAGRPVMATPVMPVDETAAMAPAAAGGYQTQVMGPQTRQQAPARVGDPRKRKSSSWVIATFAAVGVLAVIALAAALMLNQKGNDTVRVPAVQGKSQAVAFQEIQNAGLTPIIGDPVQNATCDKGLVVSQDPQPSATLEKGRTVTVSICGGPKMVTVPRLTGSSFDAAKDRLDELKLTAVRKDVDSSSPADQVLKVNPDEGQSVAEGSKVTLEVSKGNVNEVPPVLGYTEEQAKKRLTDAGYDVRVKAGDEVTPDKAGKVSDQNPKAGEKLAKNKTVTIFVDFAAPEPTGSPSSPAPTVTPTTPGGGNGGGLPLPTAPPVRLNEQ
- a CDS encoding class E sortase, producing the protein MTSEDPRDGRHRDHGDDPTAFIPRVQRPEPTPPTRPPLDLPWPEPAGPHATAHRPATAGPSARTGPAGTARPATTAGPDAAARPAAAGPDPRRAPTGGPHLPPGPGSAQEQRRSAPDASAPTGQAGPPRRLPAEPPPRWSDRADARPATGPSAGPVPAGTAAGPVPTHPSTRPVPAGPEGAAPSGATSRAPGAEPSGPSAPTGAGPHAGGPATAGAPARPAGGQPATGPFAGVRPAAPGDAPTAIIPKVPGRPDNRAAPTDNRTRATGPGAGGPPPTRPGAGTPAGPPRPAGPGVPPGDGPGRPAGDGPVPAKTTGAGRLPAGATAADPAATTVLPAVTGRPPGPALDSTALMGAVPPVRDGGGDEPVEAPAEPPRPRRGERVVQLRPEQTGEGYKSVYSELTRPTVASRLRTGIRVTGEVLITFGLVVLLFAGYEIWGKSVIVDAHQNDLSSQLAQEWGGDPTVAPTGPTPKPTAPAEGKPVAGLYIPKLDKHWVVVEGVTPNDIRYAPGHYPKSALPGQVGNFAVAGHRIRATFWRLDELNPGDDIVVESQTEWLVYKVYQQRIVKPSQVEVVAPVPGEPGAKPTEKLLTLTTCNPKFDNYQRLIIHARLDHVLAKSAGRPPELEG
- a CDS encoding aminodeoxychorismate/anthranilate synthase component II; this translates as MRVLVIDNYDSFVFNLVQYLGQLGVDCEVRRNDEIEVAEVGRVGVAGVLLSPGPGSPDRAGICLDVIREYAGKLPLFGVCLGHQAIGEAFGATVTRAPELLHGKTSEVRHHGVGVLAGLPDPFTATRYHSLAVLPETLPEELEVTGWTDSGVVMAMRHRTLPIEGVQFHPESVLTEGGHLMLANWLAGCGYPAALDRAPELAAEVDARRRAAFAAA